A genome region from Solirubrobacter pauli includes the following:
- a CDS encoding winged helix-turn-helix transcriptional regulator has product MALPREYETQACALARALEVVGERWTLLIVRDLFFGVTRFTDLQTHLDVPRAVLSARLALLVEAGIVERRPYAPGRFEHILTAAGLELWPIVHQLMGWGERHLVASGPVRLFAHATCGTDLAVDGACPACAVTPAPADVETRPGPGAPSVRRTDPVSVALRRPHRLLEPVVAA; this is encoded by the coding sequence ATGGCGCTGCCTCGCGAGTACGAGACCCAAGCCTGCGCGCTGGCCCGCGCGCTCGAGGTGGTCGGCGAGCGCTGGACGCTGCTGATCGTGCGCGACCTGTTCTTCGGCGTCACGCGCTTCACCGACCTGCAGACGCACCTCGACGTCCCCCGCGCCGTGCTCTCCGCCCGGCTCGCGCTGCTGGTCGAGGCGGGCATCGTCGAGCGCCGCCCGTACGCGCCCGGCCGCTTCGAGCACATCCTGACCGCCGCCGGGCTCGAGCTGTGGCCGATCGTGCACCAGCTGATGGGCTGGGGCGAGCGGCACCTGGTCGCGTCGGGGCCGGTCCGCCTGTTCGCGCACGCGACGTGCGGCACGGACCTCGCCGTGGACGGCGCCTGCCCGGCGTGCGCGGTCACGCCCGCGCCCGCCGACGTCGAGACCCGCCCCGGCCCGGGCGCGCCGAGCGTGCGCCGGACGGACCCGGTCAGCGTCGCGCTGCGCCGGCCGCACCGGCTGCTCGAGCCGGTCGTGGCCGCGTAA
- a CDS encoding MarR family winged helix-turn-helix transcriptional regulator yields the protein MEREDLGALLARAARRIFEAERPLLDAHGVTMWAYAALSLLARGSAPTQLALAEAMGYDKSRLIKILDDLEAEGLITRRPDATDRRAKVVDLTAEGRAKLAAVQADIRAMEAEVLAELSTRERETLLAVLPRLA from the coding sequence GTGGAACGCGAGGACCTCGGCGCGCTGCTCGCCCGCGCCGCGCGGCGCATCTTCGAGGCCGAGCGGCCGTTGCTCGATGCCCATGGGGTGACCATGTGGGCGTACGCGGCGCTGAGCCTGCTCGCCCGCGGGTCGGCGCCCACGCAGCTCGCGCTCGCCGAGGCGATGGGCTACGACAAGTCGCGCCTGATCAAGATCCTCGACGACCTGGAGGCCGAGGGCCTGATCACCCGCCGCCCCGACGCGACGGACCGCCGCGCGAAGGTGGTCGACCTGACTGCCGAGGGCCGGGCGAAGCTCGCCGCCGTCCAGGCCGACATCCGTGCGATGGAGGCCGAGGTGCTGGCCGAGCTGAGCACGCGCGAGCGGGAGACCCTGCTCGCGGTGCTCCCGCGGCTCGCTTAG
- a CDS encoding FAD-binding dehydrogenase, whose translation MSDHADVIVVGGGLAGLVATAELADAGRRVLLLDQEPEGALGGQAFWSFGGLFLVDSPEQRRLRIKDSYDLAWQDWLGTAGFDRPEDEWPRKWAEAYVAFAAGEKRAWLAGQGVKFIPNVGWAERGGYGAIGHGNSVPRFHVTWGTGPGVIEPFVRRVRAAVAAGRVELRFRHRVDALTRSGRAVDGVRGTVLAPDACVRGASSNRDAAGDFELRAAAVVIASGGIGGDHDLVRRNWPERLGAPPKRMISGVPAHVDGRGIELAQQAGGAVINPDRMWHYTEGIQNWDPIWPMHGIRILPGPSSLWLDATGRRLPVPLFPGFDTLGTLAHIMGTGHEHTWFVLTQKIIEKEFALSGSEQNPDITGKSVRELLKTRVASGAPGPVEAFKRRGADFVVEANLRALVDGMNRLTDTPLLAFDQVEREVVARDRELDNPFTKDSQITAIHGARRYLADRITRVAAPHKLLDPAAGPLIAVKLHILTRKTLGGLHTDLSARVLGADGEPLAGLYAAGEAAGFGGGGMHGYRSLEGTFLGGCLFSGRTAGRAIAAELR comes from the coding sequence ATGAGCGATCACGCGGACGTCATCGTCGTCGGAGGCGGGCTGGCCGGTCTCGTCGCCACCGCCGAGCTGGCCGACGCGGGCCGGCGGGTGCTGCTGCTCGACCAGGAGCCGGAAGGAGCCCTCGGCGGCCAGGCGTTCTGGTCGTTCGGTGGCCTGTTCCTCGTCGACAGCCCCGAGCAGCGGCGGCTGCGCATCAAGGACTCGTACGACCTCGCCTGGCAGGACTGGCTCGGCACGGCCGGCTTCGACCGCCCGGAGGATGAATGGCCGCGCAAGTGGGCCGAGGCCTACGTCGCCTTCGCCGCCGGAGAGAAGCGCGCCTGGCTCGCCGGGCAGGGCGTGAAGTTCATCCCGAACGTGGGCTGGGCCGAGCGCGGCGGCTACGGCGCGATCGGGCACGGCAACTCGGTCCCGCGCTTCCACGTCACGTGGGGGACCGGGCCGGGCGTGATCGAGCCGTTCGTGCGGCGCGTCCGGGCCGCCGTGGCCGCCGGCCGCGTGGAGCTGCGCTTCCGCCATCGCGTCGACGCCCTGACGCGCTCGGGCCGCGCCGTCGACGGCGTGCGCGGCACCGTCCTCGCGCCGGACGCGTGCGTGCGCGGCGCGTCCTCGAACCGCGACGCGGCCGGCGACTTCGAGCTGCGCGCCGCCGCCGTGGTGATCGCCAGCGGCGGCATCGGCGGCGACCATGACCTCGTGCGCCGCAACTGGCCCGAGCGGCTGGGCGCACCGCCGAAGCGCATGATCAGCGGCGTGCCCGCGCACGTGGACGGCCGCGGGATCGAGCTCGCGCAGCAGGCCGGCGGCGCGGTCATCAACCCGGACCGGATGTGGCACTACACCGAGGGCATCCAGAACTGGGACCCGATCTGGCCCATGCACGGCATCCGGATCCTGCCCGGGCCGTCCTCGCTGTGGCTCGACGCCACGGGCCGGCGGCTGCCGGTCCCGCTCTTCCCGGGCTTCGACACGCTCGGCACGCTCGCGCACATCATGGGCACCGGCCACGAGCACACGTGGTTCGTGCTGACGCAGAAGATCATCGAGAAGGAGTTCGCGCTCTCGGGCTCCGAGCAGAACCCCGACATCACGGGCAAGTCGGTGCGCGAGCTGCTCAAGACGCGCGTCGCCTCAGGTGCGCCCGGCCCGGTCGAGGCGTTCAAGCGCCGCGGCGCCGACTTCGTCGTGGAGGCGAACCTGCGCGCGCTGGTCGACGGCATGAACCGGCTCACGGACACGCCGCTGCTCGCCTTCGACCAGGTCGAGCGGGAGGTCGTCGCGCGTGACCGCGAGCTCGACAACCCGTTCACCAAGGACTCGCAGATCACCGCCATCCACGGCGCGCGCCGCTACCTCGCCGACCGCATCACGCGCGTCGCGGCGCCGCACAAGCTGCTCGACCCCGCGGCCGGCCCGCTGATCGCCGTCAAGCTGCACATCCTCACGCGCAAGACGCTCGGCGGGCTGCACACGGACCTGAGCGCGCGCGTGCTCGGCGCGGACGGCGAGCCGCTGGCCGGCCTGTACGCGGCGGGTGAGGCGGCCGGGTTCGGCGGCGGTGGCATGCACGGCTACCGCTCGCTCGAGGGCACGTTCCTCGGCGGCTGCCTGTTCAGCGGCCGCACCGCGGGCCGGGCGATCGCGGCGGAGCTACGGTGA
- a CDS encoding DUF1810 domain-containing protein produces the protein MDGTLDRFVEAQDGVYDQALAELRAGRKTSHWMWFVFPQIAGLGRSAMAQRYAIASLDEARAYLAHPVLGPRLAECAEVLTALDGTSAEAVFGGIDAIKLRSSMTLFARAAPDEPVFSAVLERYFDGAEDPATLDRL, from the coding sequence ATGGACGGAACCCTTGACCGCTTCGTCGAGGCGCAGGACGGCGTATACGACCAGGCCCTCGCGGAGCTGCGCGCCGGCCGCAAGACGTCCCATTGGATGTGGTTCGTGTTTCCGCAGATCGCGGGTCTCGGGCGCAGCGCCATGGCCCAGCGGTACGCGATCGCCTCGCTGGACGAGGCGCGCGCGTACCTCGCGCACCCGGTCCTCGGCCCGCGCCTCGCCGAGTGCGCGGAGGTGTTGACCGCGCTCGACGGGACCAGCGCCGAAGCCGTCTTCGGCGGCATTGACGCGATCAAGCTCCGGTCCTCGATGACGCTCTTCGCGCGCGCGGCACCCGACGAGCCGGTCTTCAGCGCCGTGCTGGAGCGGTACTTCGACGGCGCCGAGGATCCGGCGACCCTGGACCGCCTCTAA
- a CDS encoding zinc-binding dehydrogenase, with product MKAIAIKAFGGPEGLATVELPDPVPGEGQVLIETEAIGVGGVDALIRSGVLGAFRSFATGHVLGSEVAGTVAAVGAGVDVSWVGRRVWAFVLQGGYAERAVAPVSALAPLPDGRSAVDAVTIGSSAAVAHFALRNAHFAPGESVLVRGAAGGLGTPTVQLAARAGASAIAVTTSSPARGERLRALGATHVLDRSGAGEDGFDVIVDVVAGPELPAFLDKLNPNGRLVTIGLLGGPPPADFGTALFAAFQQSRSFGVFSLDSVPDADRYAAIAEWLASDLEPVVHDVLALEQAVLAHQQLDAGEVFGRIALTPR from the coding sequence ATGAAGGCGATTGCGATCAAGGCGTTCGGCGGTCCGGAGGGACTCGCGACGGTGGAGCTCCCGGACCCGGTGCCGGGTGAAGGGCAGGTGCTGATCGAGACGGAGGCGATCGGCGTGGGCGGCGTCGACGCGCTGATCCGCAGCGGCGTGCTGGGCGCCTTCCGGAGCTTCGCCACGGGGCACGTCCTCGGCAGCGAGGTGGCCGGCACCGTGGCGGCGGTCGGGGCGGGCGTCGACGTGTCCTGGGTGGGGCGGCGCGTGTGGGCGTTCGTCCTGCAGGGCGGCTACGCCGAGCGAGCGGTCGCGCCCGTCAGCGCGCTCGCGCCGCTTCCCGACGGGCGGTCGGCGGTCGACGCGGTCACCATCGGCAGCTCGGCGGCGGTCGCGCACTTCGCGCTCCGGAACGCCCACTTCGCGCCGGGCGAGTCGGTGCTCGTGCGCGGCGCGGCGGGTGGCCTCGGCACGCCGACGGTCCAGCTCGCGGCGCGCGCGGGAGCGAGCGCGATCGCGGTCACGACGTCGTCGCCCGCGCGCGGCGAGCGCCTGCGGGCGCTCGGCGCCACGCACGTCCTGGACCGCTCCGGCGCGGGGGAGGACGGCTTCGACGTGATCGTCGACGTCGTCGCCGGTCCGGAGCTGCCCGCGTTCCTGGACAAGCTCAACCCGAACGGCCGCCTCGTGACGATCGGGCTGCTCGGCGGCCCGCCCCCCGCCGACTTCGGCACGGCGCTCTTCGCCGCCTTCCAGCAGTCACGCTCGTTCGGGGTCTTCAGCCTCGACTCCGTACCCGACGCGGACCGCTACGCGGCGATCGCCGAGTGGCTCGCGAGCGACCTCGAACCGGTCGTGCACGACGTGCTGGCGCTCGAGCAGGCGGTCCTCGCGCATCAGCAGCTCGACGCCGGCGAGGTCTTCGGGCGGATCGCCCTCACGCCGCGGTAG
- a CDS encoding ArsR/SmtB family transcription factor has protein sequence MDDRSITPSPQQLRALTHPVRLRMLGLLRAEGPSTATALAARLGLNTGATSYHLRQLATHGFIHDDPSLGTGRERWWRAVHASTRTGWEPPHPAPADKEALDAYLQSVVVVYTQMLQQMVEERATLSQEWRTASTVSDWRCRLDPEQARRLIEQVGQVIEAFVAAEERPESDPEAAPYAILFHGFPRPGGAREGSA, from the coding sequence GTGGACGACCGCTCGATCACTCCCAGCCCGCAGCAGCTCCGGGCGCTGACGCACCCGGTGCGCCTGCGGATGCTCGGCCTCCTCCGCGCCGAGGGGCCGAGCACGGCGACGGCGCTGGCGGCTCGGCTCGGGCTCAACACCGGCGCGACGAGCTACCACCTGCGGCAGCTCGCGACGCACGGGTTCATCCACGACGACCCGTCGCTGGGGACGGGGCGGGAGCGGTGGTGGCGAGCGGTGCACGCGTCGACGCGCACGGGGTGGGAGCCCCCGCACCCGGCACCGGCCGACAAGGAGGCGCTGGACGCGTACCTGCAGTCGGTCGTCGTGGTCTACACGCAGATGCTCCAGCAGATGGTCGAGGAGCGCGCCACCCTGTCGCAGGAGTGGCGCACAGCGTCGACGGTGTCGGACTGGCGGTGCCGGTTGGACCCCGAGCAGGCGCGGCGGCTGATCGAGCAGGTCGGGCAGGTCATCGAGGCGTTCGTCGCGGCCGAGGAGCGGCCGGAGTCGGACCCGGAGGCGGCGCCCTACGCGATCCTGTTCCACGGGTTCCCCCGGCCGGGAGGTGCGCGGGAAGGCTCGGCGTGA
- a CDS encoding acyl-CoA dehydrogenase family protein, with protein sequence MSENQAMADAVRRLVDETVLPNVERWDREDVLPREILDQLGALGVPGALVPARYGGRELPVRAMVDVWRTLAQGWISLTGAVNTTALATRLLVRYGTEAQRERWLPGIATGDVWSSFSITEPQAGSDLRRLEMSVARADGGLVLTGRKRWIAGGFSFPLACVLATLEGQSRPSCVLLPAEGRGSATWTTGPLDKLGYRGVESATWAFDGHFAPGAEILGGEAGEGQGARQMLDVLAVGRVNVACRALGVIDRAIECALVEATERPIGPGLLGDHSHTQLRIGELRSRQLVIEAAIRAAADAVDAGAADAAERATAAKTMASESAVWAVEQAARLAASRSYTGDAELTRLRRDAPQTQIGEGANDALLIAAGKAVIKRRSP encoded by the coding sequence ATGTCCGAGAACCAGGCCATGGCCGACGCGGTGCGCCGGCTCGTGGACGAGACCGTCCTGCCGAACGTCGAGCGGTGGGATCGGGAGGACGTCCTGCCGCGGGAGATCCTCGACCAGCTGGGGGCGCTCGGCGTCCCCGGCGCGCTCGTCCCGGCGCGCTACGGCGGGCGTGAGCTGCCCGTGCGCGCGATGGTCGACGTCTGGCGCACGCTGGCCCAGGGCTGGATCTCGCTGACCGGCGCGGTCAACACCACCGCGCTGGCCACACGGCTGCTCGTGCGCTACGGCACCGAGGCGCAGCGCGAGCGCTGGCTACCGGGGATCGCGACGGGCGACGTCTGGTCGTCGTTCTCGATCACCGAGCCGCAGGCGGGCAGCGATCTGCGCCGGCTGGAGATGTCGGTCGCGCGCGCCGACGGCGGGCTCGTGCTGACCGGTCGCAAACGCTGGATCGCGGGGGGCTTCTCGTTCCCGCTCGCGTGCGTGCTGGCGACGCTCGAAGGCCAGTCGCGGCCGTCGTGCGTGCTGCTGCCGGCCGAGGGACGCGGCAGCGCGACGTGGACGACCGGGCCGCTGGACAAGCTCGGCTACCGCGGCGTGGAGTCGGCGACGTGGGCGTTCGACGGCCACTTCGCGCCCGGCGCGGAGATCCTCGGCGGTGAGGCCGGCGAAGGCCAGGGCGCGCGCCAGATGCTCGACGTGCTCGCGGTCGGCCGTGTGAACGTCGCCTGCCGGGCGCTGGGCGTGATCGACCGCGCGATCGAGTGCGCGCTGGTCGAGGCGACCGAGCGGCCGATCGGGCCGGGGCTGCTCGGCGACCACAGCCACACGCAGCTGCGGATCGGCGAGCTGCGCAGTCGCCAGCTCGTGATCGAGGCCGCGATCCGCGCCGCCGCGGACGCCGTCGACGCGGGCGCGGCGGACGCGGCCGAGCGCGCCACCGCCGCCAAGACGATGGCGTCCGAGAGCGCGGTGTGGGCGGTCGAGCAGGCCGCCCGCCTCGCGGCCAGCCGCTCCTACACGGGCGACGCCGAGCTCACGCGCCTGCGCCGCGACGCGCCGCAGACCCAGATCGGCGAGGGCGCCAACGACGCGCTGCTGATCGCCGCCGGCAAGGCCGTGATCAAGCGCCGCTCACCGTAG
- a CDS encoding TetR/AcrR family transcriptional regulator, which translates to MTARLPQKLRADAQDNRERILDAARAVFATEGLQAPVREIARRAGVSPATVYRHFPSKTDLAHAVYVDQSRTCQAIVHEGLADPDPWHGFQRVIEQVFDLHARDHGFPITFKSAFPDALDFAADRDASLTAVAELARRAKATGKLRRDFVMNDLVLVMLAHRGLRAGSAEARLAASRRFAALTISAFQTA; encoded by the coding sequence GTGACCGCGCGTTTGCCTCAGAAGCTCCGGGCCGACGCGCAGGACAACCGCGAGCGCATCCTCGACGCCGCCCGCGCGGTGTTCGCCACCGAGGGCTTGCAGGCGCCGGTGCGGGAGATCGCGCGCCGGGCGGGCGTGAGCCCGGCGACGGTATACCGCCACTTCCCGAGCAAGACGGACCTCGCGCACGCGGTCTACGTGGACCAGTCGCGGACGTGCCAGGCGATCGTGCACGAAGGCCTGGCGGACCCCGACCCCTGGCACGGCTTCCAGCGCGTGATCGAGCAGGTGTTCGACCTGCACGCGCGCGACCACGGGTTCCCGATCACGTTCAAGTCGGCATTCCCGGACGCGCTGGACTTCGCCGCCGACCGCGACGCCTCGCTGACCGCCGTCGCGGAGCTCGCGCGCCGCGCCAAGGCCACCGGCAAGCTGCGCCGCGACTTCGTCATGAACGACCTCGTCCTCGTGATGCTCGCCCACCGCGGCCTGCGGGCCGGCTCGGCCGAAGCCCGCCTCGCCGCGTCGCGGCGCTTCGCCGCGCTGACGATCTCGGCCTTCCAGACGGCGTAG
- a CDS encoding MFS transporter, whose product MSASRPWWRSPTVIVVAGCLIAIITFGVRTTFGLFTAPLTDLRGWDREAFALAIAVQNLLWGLGQPFAGAVADRYGAGRVLAVGGFVYAAGVALMSVTSSPGVLTLTGGVIVGLGVAGGSFTIVIAAFARLVEPAKRSWAMGLATAAGSMGQFLFAPLGQGFIDAYGAETALILLSATLLLVPLLARSLSGKGDHADEADGDQLSAREALRAAVHHPSYLLLTSGFFVCGFHIAFITTHLPPYLTDQGLSKGLAAWSLSLIGLFNVIGAYSSGILGGRHPRRLLLSGIYLGRAAAFLIFLLLPVTVGSVLVFSALIGLLWLSTVPLTSGLVALMFGTRHVGMLFGVVFLSHQVGAFVGALLGGTVYEATGSYDLMWVLCIALSVAAALVHLPIRERSAAAVAPSAA is encoded by the coding sequence ATGTCTGCGAGCCGGCCCTGGTGGCGCAGCCCGACGGTGATCGTCGTCGCGGGCTGCCTGATCGCGATCATCACGTTCGGCGTGCGGACGACGTTCGGCCTGTTCACCGCGCCGCTGACCGACCTGCGCGGCTGGGACCGCGAGGCGTTCGCGCTCGCCATCGCGGTCCAGAACCTGCTGTGGGGCCTCGGGCAGCCGTTCGCGGGCGCGGTCGCCGATCGCTACGGCGCCGGGCGCGTGCTGGCCGTCGGCGGCTTCGTGTACGCGGCGGGCGTGGCGTTGATGTCGGTCACCAGCTCGCCCGGCGTGCTCACGCTCACCGGCGGCGTGATCGTCGGCCTCGGCGTCGCGGGCGGCTCGTTCACGATCGTGATCGCCGCCTTCGCGCGGCTGGTGGAGCCGGCCAAGCGCTCGTGGGCGATGGGCCTCGCGACCGCGGCGGGCTCGATGGGCCAGTTCCTGTTCGCCCCGCTCGGCCAGGGGTTCATCGACGCGTACGGCGCCGAGACCGCCCTGATCCTGCTCTCGGCCACGCTGCTGCTGGTGCCGCTGCTCGCGCGCTCGCTCTCCGGCAAGGGCGACCACGCCGACGAGGCGGACGGCGACCAGCTGTCCGCACGTGAGGCGCTGCGCGCGGCCGTGCACCACCCGAGCTACCTGCTGCTGACGAGCGGCTTCTTCGTCTGCGGCTTCCACATCGCGTTCATCACGACGCACCTGCCGCCGTACCTGACCGACCAGGGGCTGAGCAAGGGCCTCGCCGCGTGGTCGCTGTCGCTGATCGGCCTGTTCAACGTGATCGGGGCGTACTCGTCGGGCATCCTCGGCGGCCGCCACCCGCGCCGGCTGCTGCTGAGCGGCATCTACCTCGGCCGCGCCGCCGCGTTCCTGATCTTCCTGCTGCTCCCGGTGACTGTCGGCAGCGTGCTCGTCTTCTCGGCGCTGATCGGGCTGCTGTGGCTCTCGACCGTGCCGCTCACCTCCGGGCTCGTCGCGCTGATGTTCGGGACGCGGCACGTGGGCATGCTGTTCGGCGTGGTCTTCCTCTCGCACCAGGTCGGCGCGTTCGTGGGCGCGCTGCTCGGCGGCACGGTCTACGAGGCCACGGGCAGCTACGACCTGATGTGGGTGCTGTGCATCGCGCTGAGCGTCGCGGCCGCGCTCGTCCACCTGCCGATCCGCGAGCGCAGCGCCGCCGCGGTGGCCCCGAGCGCGGCATGA
- a CDS encoding SRPBCC family protein, giving the protein MHTNRSVTRSVSIRATPEAVLDLVGDAQALPRWAPGFARSVRAAGEHWAVETSAGEALVDVRVSREHGTVDIVSVEQPTRGVFTRVLANGEGCEYLFTQFFPASAGEADVRAQVEVVDGELETVRRLAER; this is encoded by the coding sequence ATGCATACGAATCGTTCGGTCACCCGGTCGGTCTCGATCCGGGCCACGCCCGAGGCCGTGCTCGACCTCGTCGGCGACGCGCAGGCACTGCCGCGGTGGGCGCCGGGGTTCGCCCGCTCCGTGCGCGCCGCTGGCGAGCACTGGGCGGTGGAGACCTCGGCGGGCGAGGCGCTCGTCGACGTGCGCGTCTCACGCGAGCACGGCACGGTCGACATCGTCTCGGTCGAGCAGCCGACGCGGGGCGTGTTCACCCGGGTGCTCGCCAACGGCGAGGGCTGCGAGTACCTGTTCACGCAGTTCTTCCCCGCCTCGGCCGGCGAGGCGGACGTGCGTGCGCAGGTCGAGGTGGTCGACGGCGAGCTCGAGACGGTGCGGCGGCTCGCGGAGCGGTGA
- a CDS encoding putative bifunctional diguanylate cyclase/phosphodiesterase, which translates to MTIDHAALFTAVPTPCMILGVDLCIREANPAYVAAIGRGREELIGRNVFDVFPDAPGATGSRALRASLEKVLHTGQPDTMALLHYDIEVDGTFEERWWLPVNTPIVDAQGRTAMILNSVEDVTAAQRARLALERSERRFRSLVEHAEDAILVIGPERQITYASPATRRFIGRRLGGLEEHPWTAFVHPDDVVAAIALLDLAQEMGPGESVSGRLRVTRLDGELRHVDVHATDHRDDDAINGMVINVRDVTDQHLVEVTLQQQALEDALTGAPNRRWFLEAAKAATARSARTGSPVGVVLIDVDHFKLVNDTMGHPAGDRLLVDLARRMADALRPSDTVARLGGDEFAILSEDLRSERDAWLIAQRIATAATGLYDLGHGLEARVTLSIGVSTDVGGADADTLLAHADAALYKAKRQGRNRIEVFDPELRRALIHRLQMENELRRAVEHDELVLHWQPIIRTRDHAVIGAEALLRWQHPKRGLLAPGSFLPVAEEAGLMPRIGAWAIDRAFAQAAVWQRDGAGPRVFVNLAAEQIRVPTLPEEVARLAATHGVHTSEICFEVSERMLDADIAAVRDQLIRLRGLGFGLALDDFGAGNTALSWLQQLPLDVLKLDRRFTATVEDTTAQAIIRAIVDLGPTLGMTSIAEGVETPGQLETLRRLGCDFAQGYEIAAPQTARSVARRFRRDAEVDAPR; encoded by the coding sequence TTGACCATCGACCACGCCGCGCTGTTCACAGCCGTTCCCACGCCCTGCATGATCCTCGGCGTGGACCTCTGCATCCGCGAGGCGAACCCCGCGTATGTGGCGGCCATCGGGCGCGGGCGGGAGGAGCTGATCGGCCGCAACGTCTTCGATGTGTTCCCGGACGCGCCGGGGGCGACGGGCAGCCGCGCGCTGCGCGCCTCGCTGGAGAAGGTGCTGCACACGGGACAGCCCGACACGATGGCGTTGCTGCACTACGACATCGAGGTCGACGGCACGTTCGAGGAGCGCTGGTGGCTGCCGGTCAACACGCCGATCGTCGACGCGCAGGGTCGGACGGCGATGATCCTGAACTCGGTCGAGGACGTCACGGCGGCGCAGCGCGCGCGGCTGGCGCTCGAGCGCAGCGAGCGGCGCTTCCGGTCGCTGGTGGAGCACGCGGAGGACGCGATCCTGGTGATCGGGCCTGAGCGGCAGATCACGTACGCGAGCCCCGCGACGCGGCGGTTCATCGGACGTCGGCTCGGCGGGCTCGAGGAGCACCCGTGGACCGCGTTCGTGCACCCCGACGACGTGGTGGCCGCGATCGCCCTGCTGGATCTGGCGCAGGAGATGGGGCCCGGCGAGTCCGTCTCGGGGCGCCTGCGCGTGACGCGGCTCGACGGCGAGCTGCGCCACGTCGACGTCCACGCCACCGACCACCGCGACGACGACGCGATCAACGGCATGGTCATCAACGTGCGCGACGTGACCGACCAGCATCTGGTCGAGGTCACGCTGCAGCAGCAGGCGCTCGAGGACGCGCTCACCGGGGCGCCCAACCGGCGCTGGTTCCTCGAGGCGGCCAAGGCCGCGACCGCGCGGTCGGCGCGCACCGGCAGCCCGGTCGGCGTCGTGCTGATCGACGTCGACCACTTCAAGCTCGTCAACGACACGATGGGGCACCCCGCGGGCGACCGGCTGCTGGTCGATCTCGCGCGGCGGATGGCGGACGCGCTGCGGCCCAGCGACACGGTCGCGCGGCTCGGCGGCGACGAGTTCGCGATCCTCAGCGAGGACCTGCGCAGCGAGCGGGACGCGTGGCTGATCGCGCAGCGGATCGCCACGGCCGCCACCGGCCTATACGACCTCGGGCACGGGCTCGAGGCGCGGGTCACGCTGTCGATCGGCGTCAGCACCGACGTCGGCGGCGCGGACGCCGACACGCTGCTCGCCCACGCCGACGCCGCGCTCTACAAGGCCAAGCGCCAGGGCCGCAACCGGATCGAGGTGTTCGACCCCGAGCTGCGGCGCGCGCTGATCCACCGCCTGCAGATGGAGAACGAGCTGCGCCGGGCGGTGGAGCACGACGAGCTCGTCCTGCACTGGCAGCCGATCATCCGCACGCGTGACCACGCCGTCATCGGCGCGGAGGCGCTGCTGCGCTGGCAGCATCCGAAGCGCGGGCTGCTCGCGCCCGGGAGCTTCCTGCCGGTCGCCGAGGAGGCCGGGCTGATGCCGCGCATCGGCGCCTGGGCGATCGACCGCGCGTTCGCCCAGGCGGCGGTCTGGCAGCGCGACGGGGCCGGACCGCGCGTGTTCGTCAACCTCGCCGCGGAGCAGATCCGCGTGCCGACGCTGCCGGAGGAGGTCGCCCGGCTCGCCGCCACGCACGGCGTGCACACGAGCGAGATCTGCTTCGAGGTCAGCGAGCGCATGCTCGACGCCGACATCGCCGCGGTGCGCGACCAGCTGATCCGCCTGCGCGGGCTCGGCTTCGGGCTCGCCCTCGACGACTTCGGCGCCGGCAACACCGCGCTCTCCTGGCTGCAGCAGCTCCCGCTCGACGTCCTCAAGCTCGACCGGCGCTTCACCGCGACCGTCGAGGACACGACGGCGCAGGCGATCATCCGCGCGATCGTCGACCTCGGCCCGACGCTGGGCATGACGAGCATCGCCGAAGGCGTCGAGACGCCCGGGCAGCTCGAGACGCTGCGCCGGCTCGGGTGCGACTTCGCGCAGGGCTACGAGATCGCCGCGCCGCAGACCGCGCGCAGCGTCGCCCGAAGGTTCCGGCGTGACGCCGAGGTCGACGCGCCGCGCTGA